The nucleotide sequence CAATTACTAAGTAATCTGCCTAAGAAATGGCTTTAGATCAGAATGCTCTCTGTCCACACTGTGGTATCATTGCCTTCCACAATCCTTTTCGAGCAAAACTAAACCTTCTATCAAGATGAACAAAAACATATTTAAACGTTCTATCAGTTGAAAGTTCTTATTCTTTACCTTGCCAGCTACTTAAAAACTCCTTTGATGTAGTCATGGACACCATAGAAAAGCTAAATATTGCAATACAAAGAATGGCATTAGGAAAAGGGATACAAGATGAGCATGATCACAGGCATTGTGTAAACTTCAGATTTGTTGATTTCATACCTATACCGAAGAACCCAAATTATGGTTGTCTGGGGTTGATATTTCTGGACTATTGCAGTAAAAGCTATAGGATTGGCGAGGCAGTAGAACAGAGGAAAGGCATGATATGATAAAGAAATTCATGAGAACTTTTCTGTTAAGCTTTGATGGTATTTTCTGTTAAGCTCTCAAAAGAGTGATGACAGAGTTGTACTATCACTGCTCAGTTTGGATTTGGTTCAGTCTATTAAACCAAATGGAATGAAGTATCATGTGGAAAATATCATACTTGACTGGTTTTGCATGCCACAAGAAATGTTTCTGCAATTTCTTCACATTCATCTGCATAGTTACATATCGCGCCTGTGGAATTCGTAATATTATATCTTTCAAATTTGGTATATCCTTCTCTGCTACAACAACTGAGAAAGCACTCCAGTCAAGGACTTCTTCGAAAGGAAGCACAAAGTTGTCTGCTATAATAACTGGAACGCATTCATAGTAGATGGCTTCCACAATCCTTGGGCTATTCACTTCGTAACCCATAGGACAGATGCAGTATTTACTCGATTTCATGTGGTCAGCATATGACATCTTCCTTGCAACTCTTTCTGGAAATGGTCCATAGATTTTCATGTCTTCATCCCTCCCACTCCAGTACTGCAGCAGGATTGGTCTGACACGACCATGTATTTGTCCAGCAAAGAATGCAAGAATAGTTCTCTGAGAAACAGGCTTTcctcctatattccacaaaggccTTCTAGCATTTCTAATACTTGTTTCTGGAAGAGAGACATCTTTTCCGAGGATAAAAACACCCTCAGAGACATCTGCATTGCATAAAGCTTTGATGGTGTTTGTGCGCAATTCATGATGCCACTTTGTTGTGTAAGGCCCCTAACGTTTAAGTAATCATCAGGAAGAAAGAAAAAGTAATGAATGAACAACTAACAAGATAATAAGTGCAGTGGAAAATTATATACAGATCTTCTTGTAATTTTAAGAGGCATCTATTACATGGTATGTATATGACCCAACATAAACTCTAAACCTAAATCACCCAATGTGAGACTCAACCCACTACGCATAGCTAATGATTCTAACACTCTGTAAACTAGAGTATAAATACTATCAATGTGTGTGCCGATACTTAACCTATAAAGgcctttaaaaaaaaagaaagaaagaaaaatgtaaaCTTACTTGGATGTGATGAAACAAGTAGGAAGTAGGCATTTATTCCTTTGACCAAAAATCAAAGCACCAATAGAGAAAAATTGAGGCGAGATCTCAGGAACCAGCCTCTTGAGCGAGCTTCTTCTTATGATAATTTGACAACAAGCGACTGATGAATGGGGAGAAAGAAAACATTCAATGAGGGTTCGAGTGGTGGTTGAGAGAATGAGATGAGATCCCTGGAAACAGTTTGTTGAGTAGGCTTCTTAgaagggagatgagagcatgtgACAGACTGATGAAAGAAGTGAAGGAAAGCactcaaaaaaaaaacataaaatccaGGGAAGTTGAGAGGGCAGAGGTTGACATGTGCATAAGCTCTATATGAGAGAGAGTTGCTTGAATCTGCAGCAGCTCAGCTCAAGATAGAGTTTACCAAATTTGGTAAACTGCTGGGAGATGATGACCAATAATTGTTGCAGTGTTGGATGAATGAACTACTATGAAGGAGAATGcagacaagaaaaggtttttacaAATATTAACAATGGTCAGGAAAGCAGAAACAATGAAGACAGTATATAGAAGCAAATGCAATCGATTTGCACAAGGATCAAAGGGAAATCTTAAGGAAACTGAATTTGGTGGATATAGAAGAAATCTTTTCGAGATTATACAAAGAAGAAATTCATTTCCATGGTGAAATTTGATTGAAGAAGGAGAAATCTGCTCCAGCCAATGAAGGAAGCACCAGAGGTAATGGCAGATTATATTGCTGTAGATTGAGGGATTCGGTGAAGAAATCAAGAATCACTGCTTGTGTCCTACAAGGGACAGATGTTATGGACCATAATGGGGCAGTAGGACGCGGGCAATGAAAAGAAGATTTGACTCCAAGCAGATACATGCAGGTTAAGCAAAACACAAGAACAGGGCAATTCTTGAAGAATAGCAAGAGGAGTCATGAGAGTAAAAGGGTTGGTGTGATTACTATCTAGATCCATTGTTTGCAACCGAAGGGGAGTAGTTCATCACCATCAACACAAACTTCAAGTATGTCTTTGGTTGGGTGGCCTGTGGGATGAGAAGATCGAGGTGAGCTTGTTGGAGTATCCTCATCATGCAGAAGAGGCGGCAGTAGTTGTTACATGGAGGAGTACTTGTGTAATAAAGTAGCCAGAGAGAAGCTGCACGAGAGGAAGATGAACACTCATGTCCTGCAATAAGGCAGCAGCAGGGTGTGACAAAATCAGAGAAGCTCATGAACTCTAGCATTGCATGACGAGGCAACAACTTGGCCCATAAGGCCAGAGCAGAGACAAATGCAACCAAATGATCTTGAGGCAAGAAAATGTGCTGAAGGAAGGCTTGATGGCGAGTTGGGACATGGTTGAGCTAGTGAACaagggaaggagaagaagaagttgagcAGTAGACAACAATACAGGAGAATTAGTGCTGATAACGTGGAAGATCAATGGATGAGGGAGAAGACCGCCATCAAGggaattatttttttgaaaacctAACCCTAGGAAGAGGAAGCTTTTATACCACGTTAAGTAATGGGAAATGGTGTATCAATCTTATTGTGTGGTGAAGAGATACCATGTAATAGGACTCCGAGACTTGGACACCCAATATCAAACTAAACCCACCACACATACTTACCATGACTCAAACTATGAACAAAGAATAAGAAGTGTTAAAAAACATACAATAAATAGGGAAAATGATATTTCATACACATAGATTCCTCTAAAGGCTCAGTATTAGTTGTACACAGTGGTGGCATGTTGACCTATGCTTCTAGACAACCTTGAATTATCAGAAAGGCTGCTGAATATCACAAAACTTCTTACATGAAAAATGATTACACCAACCACCCTCCTTGTTATCCATGCAAGAAGGTGAAAACAATTTCTTTGTAGTAAGATGCTAACAAGTAATCTGATGCTGTATTTCAAAATACAGGAAACTTGTTGAAAGGATAATAAAGAAAAACAGACTGAAGAAATCAAGCTTGCAAAGTCTCTAGTGTTTCAGGTTGGCATTTAAATGTCCAATAAGATGGCTTCAAATTCCAAAAGTGTCATTcatactacaaaaaaaaaaaatcaaaagtgtTAAACCATTATAGGGCTTCTTTGCCACAGTATCATGGGAAGAGGCAGACCAATAATAGCAGAAGCAACAATAATCTAGAACGACAGAGAACATGACTACTTGATCAAAACAACAaaaatttctctctcctcatctaCTATCCCTAGATGCTTTTGACACTTCATCAGTGAGGGCATATTTTCTAGATAATAGCATCTTTGAAATCAAGTTAAACCCTCAAACAAAAAGACAACTGCTATTATTAAACCTAGTAAAGGCTAGCATTCAAGTATACTAAGCTAATAAATCAACTTCTTTTTCATTGTCAATTGTTACAATTTTAAATCTACATGAATGAATAATAATAAATAACCTAGTTAACATCACAAAGTCGATGTTTCAGGTAAAATTAATAAACATACTATAATGCACAGTATGACATGGACATACCCAGTCGTGGCAAGCAACTAGAAAATGATCAGCTCCTCTTGTTCGATTCCAAAAAGGATACTTGACAGAAATCATGTTAATGTGATCCCTCAAGAAAATCATTAAAGGCTGAAAATTGTGTGAGTTGGGCACGTAAAGCGCCTGTTGTAACCTATGTGCACTGTACGGTAGATAGAACAAATGGGCTTTCTTTGGATCTTTCACAACAAAATTCTTGTTACCCTCCATTAATTTCATGAACCACCCTTCAGAAGCATAGATGCCTTTGAGATCAGGTCTGTGGAAAATAGGTTTTGATCCGTCCTGATAGATGTAAACCTTCAGCAAACTTTCCATCAGTGAATAACTCCTGGAGATATCTAATGAATAAGAATATAAGCATCGATGAAGCACTgcttaatgaaaataataatcaccaaATCCAAACAATCTAAGATAGTAATACTGTTATTATTCTCTACTAATtccaaaaaataataaatcagacTAGTATGAGAACAATTGCCATCTAATTTCTCAAAAGTCGGATTCTTATAGTGATTATCACCAAGATATACTACTTTTGAATGTAAAGATGGACAATGAGAATTAAAGTTAGGAGGGGAGAAAAATGCATTTTGACTTCATAGAAACTGACACCATGGGCGATAACTGTCCAATTTGATTGGTTGGCCAATTATCCCAATAGCTCGAGGTGTTGGAAAAAGTAGCCAATACATATTTATGTTCTTAACACTCTCACCTTCATGTGTGGCTAGGAACACTAACTCGAACAGGATGCCAGTGCAAATCCAACACATGAACTAATGGGACAATGGGTAAATTTAATTGATTGACCATTTATCCTTGAATCTCCAGTTGTTAGAAAATAGACAAACGACTAGATTCATATCTTAATAATGATAAGTGAGCAGCAGTTAGTTATCTGAAATTACTATTTTCTTATCCCTAAACCCCTGACACTCTGACCTAACTTTTAGAACAAGTTTTGCATTTTTCATGTCTTCCCCTTTCCATCTGATGGAGTTGATTATGAAGACAACCTAGAAATAGTTCATTATGGAGACAAATCTTATTCTCTAACAGTCAAACATAAATTGGTGAAACATGCAAAGTATTGCAGGACTGGAATGATGTTCTTGTAGCTGAGTCATTTCCTCTTCTTTGTGGTCAAATGATCCATGTATCAACAATCAAAGAATGTAGACATTTGGCACACAAAGCTAATAAGCAGAGTGGTAGACAAACAAGGTTCTTCAAAACATCACCTCTTAAAGACTGAAACATTCAGGAACAGAGGAGCAAATAGATCAGAGTCATCATAGATAACAGGCGCACGACTAATTTCTCCTTTGGCATAGATAAGTTGTTGATCGGTGGATGTCAATGGCATAGGCATCCTTAGTTCATTCTGAAGCGACAAAGGAGGCTCTCTTAGTTCAGGTGTACCGGATTTTGAACTCTCAAGTTGAGAAGGGTGAGGCTCTACAAAAAGAGACGGAAGATTTGCATCTGTAGAGTTCATGACCTTCAGAGCAAAAATCGGCTATTAGCAAGAATACATTCACTAATCTACTAAATTTCTCCGTTCAAGAAGTAAGATTTTCCCCGATAAGGAAATATAAAAGGTGAATATCTACCTCTGTCCACAAAGCTGTCTCCTTTGAGACAGGGCCGCTGTCAATGTCATCCACCTCCGCATCATCTAAGTCATCGTTAGGCGGTGGCGAAGGGGCAAGAACCGGAGGGAAAACAGGCGTAACATCGGAAGCACTAAAATTAAGCCTCGAAGCAAAGCCAGGGAGTGACACAGGTGAGAAGTTTGCGGAAGAGAGTGAATCAGCGATGCGACTGGAGGGGGTGCTGTAGGAGTCGGAGATCCAGAGGGGAGCGCCCGAAGGGCGCGAAGAGAAGGCGAGAAACACGGCGGCCGCTGCCGACGCGAAGAGCGCAGCGAGCAGGAGCCTGCGTCGCCAGCGCAGACTTCCCGTCAGTGGTCCGCCGCCAAACCCAACGCGCCGCAACGCCGCCCTCACCGGATGAGCGACCGCCTTCATCGGAGGCAGCGTAACACCGCGGTCTGCGGGAAAAGGAGGAGGAATATGGCGGCGGATTCGAGTCGAACGAGATCGGCGGGGGGAGGGGAGGAGGGATCGGGCGAGCACGCAGCATCGCTGGCGTTTTGTCTCATATGACGCATTTATCCCCTGCAATGTGGTGACTGAGCCGAATTTTCCTACGGGACATATTAGAACTTCAAGGGTATAATTGGTAATACGGACTGGAGAGAAGATGCGATTGAGCGAACACACCCTCAACGctcttcttttatttttagttCTCTAAGATtaagagatatatatatatatatatatatatatatatatatatatatatatatattatcacgTTGATAGTAAAAGCCAATCTTTGGTTGTTGATCATAAATTGTTGTTCTACAAGAGGTTTCTTTCCTAGTGATGGAGGTATGGTTAGTGATGCAAGGGGTTTAACATTTCAGCAAACAGAGGGATAACATTGAATAGGAAATGAAACTTTTAAGTTTCTCTCACACGCGAAATTCTGTTTTCACATCGCGTTCGAGCTTCGCTTGAGCTTGGAGCTTGCAATTGCCGGCAGATTTCGCATTGAAACTGCCTGGCTTTGTTTCAAAATGCCTTGGGAGTGGATGCTCCTCGTGCCATACTTTGCACTCGCTAAAACGACTAGCACAAAGGCGCCCGAAGACGCATGCAGCAATGGCAAGCATAGCAATGATGCCTAGCACTAGCAGTGCTGGGCCAAAGGATCCACCAGAGTGGGAATAAGACAGCTCTGTTGGTGCGGAGGTTTGTAGGATAGTTGGCGCAGGGAGGGAAGACATGGCTACAAGTGTTACTCTGAATGAGAGCCTGAGGTTTGGTTTATATCAATTGTAAAAGGATGGAAGGAATTCTCTTTGACAAAGTAAAAGGATCAAGAGTGTGGTCACTCCTTTTATCCCCTAAATTTGAGGGCTTTGAATGCTTGGAAATGAGAGAAAGTCCAGGTTGGTAGCCTTTAAGAGCTAGCTGTGTGTCACATGGTATGGAGCTTGAGCATCAAGTTTATGAACCTGTATCTTTTACTTCATGAAAGTAATTAATCATGTGGtaaagcatgttataaaacaataGGTTAATGAACTTTCTCAggttttttaactaaaaaaatgTTAAACAATGTCTTCGAATTTTACAAGAGACATAAGAAAGGACTGATCAAAAGGAGAGAGTTAATTTCTGCAGCCCTAAACATTGAACAACCACAATATTGAGGTCAtttaaaatttgtttaatttGGTACTGGTATAGAAGCTCCATGGATGTTTAAGCTGATGGGGATTGCTTTCCTTCGACAGCTTCCTTAAGTTTCCTTCCGAGTGCATAGGCTAATGGAGGTGGCACAGCATTTCCAATTTGCCTATGCTTGTTTTGGACGTTACCAGAGAACTGGTAACTGTCTGGGAAACCCTGCAGGCACAAATAGAACTCTTCAAGATACCAACTACAACATGCTGATATAAAGATTGCAATACGCTCCAATTCAACATGATATGCAAGTGAACAATTCGCTCAGCATGCAATGTTCACGTTAGTATGAAAATGACAACTTACTTGAGATCTTGCACATTCGCGGACAGTGAGAATTCTATCTTGATCCGGGTGGAAGCACATCCCTACCTTGCCCATTGGTTGGGGATCTGTGATGGAAGTCGGGAAGTTGCCATCCCAGTCCAACCTACCAAACAACCCCTTCCATTGATTGTGCCTCTTTGCTGTGTTCGGAAGGCACCAAGGTATCAAATCAACCATTTGTCCAGTGGACAGTTTAACCTAATATACACAATAGCATATTAGGAAATAAGTAGCACATAGTAGCAGATTAAATAATCAACAAACACCCAACAAAGTTACCTTTTCATCTGGTAGATCACGCCAATCAGCACCTGGCCTTTTTGGTATGCGTTGGCATCTTATCAAATTGAGTTCATTCATTTCCTTTGATATATGGTCATTTAGAGCCGACATGCCACTTCTGATATTCTTTTGAAACCATGATATGGGCTCACTCCCGTACTAAAAATGGAAAAAGACAATAAAATCTTGTTAATATGGAGAAGTAAAAATGTAAGAATAGATGAATGATGCATATGAACAATATTAGAAGCTGAATTGCCGTACATCAATTGTCGGTTTGGCAGCTCCATTTGCAACTGGTGGAAGATCACCAATTGTATCCCTAACAGTAATCGAACGAAAAGGAGCTCCTCCAGCTGTGCTTCGGACGGCAGTATAATACCCATTCCCAGGCATAGAAATTTTAAGCTCAGGGGTAGCAAACACATGGATAGGTTCTGGCCATTCTGGAAGAGTCTCTTCTGGTGAAGCAGCCCAAATGAACGCCCTCTTTCTTGATTGGGAGACACCATAGGCTCCAGCTTCCAGGATACCAAACCTTACCTAAACCAGCAAGAATAAAATGAACACAAGTCAACCATAGTTTTGAGGAAAAAAAAGTATAAAAAATAAGAACCATGAAAGATTATGAATTCAATA is from Zingiber officinale cultivar Zhangliang chromosome 7B, Zo_v1.1, whole genome shotgun sequence and encodes:
- the LOC122006566 gene encoding probable glycosyltransferase At5g03795 — its product is MKAVAHPVRAALRRVGFGGGPLTGSLRWRRRLLLAALFASAAAAVFLAFSSRPSGAPLWISDSYSTPSSRIADSLSSANFSPVSLPGFASRLNFSASDVTPVFPPVLAPSPPPNDDLDDAEVDDIDSGPVSKETALWTEVMNSTDANLPSLFVEPHPSQLESSKSGTPELREPPLSLQNELRMPMPLTSTDQQLIYAKGEISRAPVIYDDSDLFAPLFLNVSVFKRSYSLMESLLKVYIYQDGSKPIFHRPDLKGIYASEGWFMKLMEGNKNFVVKDPKKAHLFYLPYSAHRLQQALYVPNSHNFQPLMIFLRDHINMISVKYPFWNRTRGADHFLVACHDWYE